The sequence cctACAGTTCCTGTAATAACATTGTCTTGAGGCCCCAGCAGTAAGTACTGTTTTCCTGACTAGGAAACCCTCCCCATAACCAAACGGAAGCCCAGCCCAGCCCCATTTCCCCCAAGCCCACCAGCCCCCGTCTCCCACAGCAAGCCCAGCCCTTCCCCCCAGCTCAGCCCGTCTCCCCCAGCCCGTCTCCCAGTCCCGTCTTCCCCCAGCCCCGTTCTCCCATTCCCGGTCTCCCATTCCCGGCTCCACAGCACAGCCCCAGGCCCCATTTCCCCcaggcccagccccagcccaccGTCTCCCACAGCACAGCCCAGCCCCATTTCCCGCTCAGCCCGGTCTCCCAGCTCTGTCTTCCCCCAGCCCGTCTTCCCCAGCCACGTCTCCCCCAGCCCCGTCTCCCCAGCCCCTGTCTCCCCAGCCCTGTCTCCCCAGCTCCCGTCTCCCCAGCCCCGTCTCCCCAGCCCCGTCTCCCCCAGCCCCGTCTCCCCAGCCCCGTCTCCCCCAGCCCGTCTCCCCAGCCCCGTCTCCCCAGCCCTGTCTCCCCAGCCCcgtctctcagcctgtctccccAGGCCCCGTCTCCCAGCCCCGTCTCCCAGccccgtctccccagcccggtctCCCAGCCCGTCTCCCCCAGCCCCGTTCCCCAGGCCCGTTCTCCCCAGCCCTGTCTCCCCCAGCCCCGTCTGCCTCAGCCTGTCTCCGCCAGCCCCGTCTCCCCAGCCGTCTCCCGCAGCCCCAGCCTACTCCACATTTTAAACAGACCTCAATTTACTGTAACCTTTGGCTACAGCTTAATTactctaaatcaaatcacatttgattgGTTAAATGCATCAATACAACAGGGGTTACGAGacatttccaacaatgcagagcttAAAAATAAGACAATAGTTTGCGTAAATAAAAAAGGGAAATACttacacaataaaaacaataaacccAAAggaccatatacagtgcattgggaaaggtattcagaccccttgacttgttcacatttttgttacgttacagccttttttctaaaatggatgaaatacttttgtcccctcattaatctacaacaCCCAATCTACATGTATTTGGGGTTCTCCCCAATTCTTCTCTTGCAGATTCCTCTCAAGTCTGTcaggtttggatggggagcgtcgctgcccacagctattttcagatctctcggAGATTTTcaatcgggttgaagtccgggctctgctggGCCAACAAGGACCATTTCAGAGACTTGTTTCCCGAAGGCCACTCTGCGTGGGTGTCTTGCTGTGTTGCCTTATGTGGTCGTGTCctgtttggaaggtgaaccttcttctcctttttactgaggagtggcttcgtggcCACTCATCGCCACaagagaactctggagctctgtcagattttaccatcgggttcttggtcacctcccttggTTTGAAGAGAATTGCCAATTAAGctgcaaaagctgtcatcaaggcaaagggtgggctactttgaagatctcaaatataaaatgattttgatttgtttaaaacacttttttgttactacatgattccatatgtgttatttcatatgttttgatgtcttcactattattatacaatgtagaaaaatagtttttacaaaaataagaaaaaatcctgaatgagtaggtgttcaaaacaTTTGATTggtagtacatgtaggtaggtgtgAAAGTGGACTAGCCAATCAGGATGATAATAAACAGAAGCTCAGCAGCAGCATTAGGTGAAGAGTCTAGTGGAGTGTGGGGTGGAGTCTAGTGAAAGTGTGTGggtgagtctagtgagtgtgtgcgtagagttctagtgagtgtgtggggtaGAGTCTAGTGTCATGTGTGTGGGTAAAGTCTAGTGAAGTGTCGTGTagttagtgagtgtgtgggtagaatctcagtgagtgtgtgggtagagtctagttgAGTGTGGTGGTGGAGTCTAGTGCAGTGTGTGGGTGGAGGCTAGTTGAGCTGTGTGATGGTagaagtctagtgagtgtgtggtagagttctagtgagtgtgtgggtggagtctgtgagtgtgtggttagagtctgGAGTGTGTGTCCGGTAGactctagtgagtgtgtgggtagagatctagtgagtgtgtgggtagactcTAGGGAGTGTGTGGGTCGAGTCTtagtgagtgtgtggtagagtctagtgagtgtgttggtagagtctagtgagtgtgtagcgTAGACTTctagtgtgtgttgtgggtaagGGTCTATGAGTGCTGTGGGTAGGAGTCTagttgagtgtgtgggtagacgCTAGTGAGTTGTTAGTTGTTGTGAGTCTATTGAGtgttgtgggtagagtctagtgagtgtgtgggtagagtctagtgagtgtgtgggtagagtctaggtgAGTGTGtttggtagagtctagtgagtgtgtgggtaggacTCTAGTAAGTTCGTGggttagagtctagtgagtgtgtgggtagagtcataGTGAGTGTATGGGTTAGAGTCTAAGTGGTGTGTGGGTAGGTGCTTAGTGAGTGTGTGGTaggagtctagtgagtgtgtgggtaggacTCTAgtaagtgtgtgggtagagtctagtgagttgtGGGTAGGTCTAGTGAGGTGTGGGTAGACTCTAGGAGTGTGGTGGGTTTAGactctagtgagtgtgtgggtagactctatgatgtgtggggtagagtctagtgagtgtgtgggtaggctTCTAGTGAGGTCGTGGGTGACCTAGTGAGTGTTGTGGGATTAGAGtgttctagtgagtgtgtggtagagtctagttgagtgtgtgggtagactctagtgagtgtgtggtagaCTCTTAGTAGTGTGTGGGTAggttctagtgagtgtgtgggtaggagtctagtgagtgtgtggttagaccGCAGTGAGTGTGGGGTAGagttctagtgagtgtgtgggtagagtctagtgtgtgtgtgggtagaaggTCTAGTGATGTGTGGGTAgatctagtgagtgtgtgggtggagtctagtgagtgtgtgggtagaagtTAGTGAGGGTGGTAGACtctagttgtgttgttgttgggtagagtctagtgatgtgtgtggtagtctagtagtgtgtgggtagaagtctagtgagtgtgtgggtaggagTCTAGTGGTGTGTGTAGAGTCTAGTGTGTGTTGGGTAGACtctagatgtgtgtgtgggtagagtctagagTGTGTGGGTATAGTTtatagtgagtgtgtgggtaggaaTCTAGTGAAGTGTGTTGTTGAGTCTAGTGAgtggtgtgggtagagtctagtgaagtGTGTGGGTAGTCTAGTGAGTTGTGTgggtagtctagtgagtgtgggttaggtctagtgagtgtgtggggagAGTCTAATGAGTGTGTGGGTAGTCATAGTGAGTGTTGTGGTAtctatgagtgtgtgggtagagtctaggtgttgtgtgtgggtaggtctagtgagtgtgtggtagagtcttaGTGAGGTGTGGGTAGTTCTAGTGAGTGTGGGGTtcagagtctagtgagtgtgtgggtagtctAGTAGTGAGTGGTGTgggtagtctagtgagtgtgtggtagagtctacGTGAGTGTGATGGGTAGTCTGTGAGTgttgggtagagtctagtgagtgttgtGGTAGaatctagtgagtgtgtgggtagtctagtgagtgtgtgggtagagtctagtgagttgtGTGGGTAGAAGTTCTAcgttgagtgtgtgggtagagtctagtgaggtgTGGGTAGggttctagtgagtgtgtggtagagtctagtgaggtaGTGGGTTAGTCTAGTGATGTGTgggtagtctagtgagtgtgtggtagagttagtgagtgtgtgggtagtccAGTAGTTGTCGGGGTAAGTCTAGTGAGTGTTTGTTGGTAGTCTAGTGGAGTGTGTGGGTAGACCTAGTGAGTGTATGgtggagtctagtgagtgtgtgggtagtgtcTAGTGagatgtgtgggtagagtctagtgaggtNNNNNNNNNNNNNNNNNNNNNNNNNNNNNNNNNNNNNNNNNNNNNNNNNNNNNNNNNNNNNNNNNNNNNNNNNNNNNNNNNNNNNNNNNNNNNNNNNNNNNNNNNNNNNNNNNNNNNNNNNNNNNNNNNNNNNNNNNNNNNNNNNNNNNNNNNNNNNNNNNNNNNNNNNNNNNNNNNNNNNNNNNNNNNNNNNNNNNNNNNNNNNNNNNNNNNNNNNNNNNNNNNNNNNNNNNNNNNNNNNNNNNNNNNNNNNNNNNNNNNNNNNNNNNNNNNNNNNNNNNNNNNNNNNNNNNNNNNNNNNNNNNNNNNNNNNNNNNNNNNNNNNNNNNNNNNNNNNNNNNNNNNNNNNNNNNNNNNNNNNNNNNNNNNNNNNNNNNNNNNNNNNNNNNNNNNNNNNNNNNNNNNNNNNNNNNNNNNNNNNNNNNNNNNNNNNNNNNNNNNNNNNNNNNNNNNNNNNNNNNNNNNNNNNNNNNNNNNNNNNNNNNNNNNNNNNNNNNNNNNNNNNNNNNNNNNNNNNNNNNNNNNNNNNNNNNNNNNNNNNNNNNNNNNNNNNNNNNNNNNNNNNNNNNNNNNNNNNNNNNNNNNNNNNNNNNNNNNNNNNNNNNNNNNNNNNNNNNNNNNNNNNNNNNNNNNNNNNNNNNNNNNNNNNNNNNNNNNNNNNNNNNNNNNNNNNNNNNNNNNNNNNNNNNNNNNNNNNNNNNNNNNNNNNNNNNNNNNNNNNNNNNNNNNNNNNNNNNNNNNNNNNNNNNNNNNNNNNNNNNNNNNNNNNNNNNNNNNNNNNNNNNNNNNNNNNNNNNNNNNNNNNNNNNNNNNNNNNNNNNNNNNNNNNNNNNNNNNNNNNNNNNNNNNNNNNNNNNNNNNNNNNNNNNNNNNNNNNNNNNNNNNNNNNNNNNNNNNNNNNNNNNNNNNNNNNNNNNNNNNNNNNNNNNNNNNNNNNNNNNNNNNNNNNNNNNNNNNNNNNNNNNNNNNNNNNNNNNNNNNNNNNNNNNNNNNNNNNNNNNNNNNNNNNNNNNNNNNNNNNNNNNNNNNNNNNNNNNNNNNNNNNNNNNNNNNNNNNNNNNNNNNNNNNNNNNNNNNNNNNNNNNNNNNNNNNNNNNNNNNNNNNNNNNNNNNNNNNNNNNNNNNNNNNNNNNNNNNNNNNNNNNNNNNNNNNNNNNNNNNNNNNNNNNNNNNNNNNNNNNNNNNNNNNNNNNNNNNNNNNNNNNNNNNNNNNNNNNNNNNNNNNNNNNNNNNNNNNNNNNNNNNNNNNNNNNNNNNNNNNNNNNNNNNNNNNNNNNNNNNNNNNNNNNNNNNNNNNNNNNNNNNNNNNNNNNNNNNNNNNNNNNNNNNNNNNNNNNNNNNNNNNNNNNNNNNNNNNNNNNNNNNNNNNNNNNNNNNNNNNNNNNNNNNNNNNNNNNNNNNNNNNNNNNNNNNNNNNNNNNNNNNNNNNNNNNNNNNNNNNNNNNNNNNNNNNNNNNNNNNNNNNNNNNNNNNNNNNNNNNNNNNNNNNNNNNNNNNNNNNNNNNNNNNNNNNNNNNNNNNNNNNNNNNNNNNNNNNNNNNNNNNNNNNNNNNNNNNNNNNNNNNNNNNNNNNNNNNNNNNNNNNNNNNNNNNNNNNNNNNNNNNNNNNNNNNNNNNNNNNNNNNNNNNNNNNNNNNNNNNNNNNNNNNNNNNNNNNNNNNNNNNNNNNNNNNNNNNNNNNNNNNNNNNNNNNNNNNNNNNNNNNNNNNNNNNNNNNNNNNNNNNNNNNNNNNNNNNNNNNNNNNNNNNNNNNNNNNNNNNNNNNNNNNNNNNNNNNNNNNNNNNNNNNNNNNNNNNNNNNNNNNNNNNNNNNNNNNNNNNNNNNNNNNNNNNNNNNNNNNNNNNNNNNNNNNNNNNNNNNNNNNNNNNNNNNNNNNNNNNNNNNNNNNNNNNNNNNNNNNNNNNNNNNNNNNNNNNNNNNNNNNNNNNNNNNNNNNNNNNNNNNNNNNNNNNNNNNNNNNNNNNNNNNNNNNNNNNNNNNNNNNNNNNNNNNNNNNNNNNNNNNNNNNNNNNNNNNNNNNNNNNNNNNNNNNNNNNNNNNNNNNNNNNNNNNNNNNNNNNNNNNNNNNNNNNNNNNNNNNNNNNNNNNNNNNNNNNNNNNNNNNNNNNNNNNNNNNNNNNNNNNNNNNNNNNNNNNNNNNNNNNNNNNNNNNNNNNNNNNNNNNNNNNNNNNNNNNNNNNNNNNNNNNNNNNNNNNNNNNNNNNNNNNNNNNNNNNNNNNNNNNNNNNNNNNNNNNNNNNNNNNNNNNNNNNNNNNNNNNNNNNNNNNNNNNNNNNNNNNNNNNNNNNNNNNNNNNNNNNNNNNNNNNNNNNNNNNNNNNNNNNNNNNNNNNNNNNNNNNNNNNNNNNNNNNNNNNNNNNNNNNNNNNNNNNNNNNNNNNNNNNNNNNNNNNNNNNNNNNNNNNNNNNNNNNNNNNNNNNNNNNNNNNNNNNNNNNNNNNNNNNNNNNNNNNNNNNNNNNNNNNNNNNNNNNNNNNNNNNNNNNNNNNNNNNNNNNNNNNNNNNNNNNNNNNNNNNNNNNNNNNNNNNNNNNNNNNNNNNNNNNNNNNNNNNNNNNNNNNNNNNNNNNNNNNNNNNNNNNNNNNNNNNNNNNNNNNNNNNNNNNNNNNNNNNNNNNNNNNNNNNNNNNNNNNNNNNNNNNNNNNNNNNNNNNNNNNNNNNNNNNNNNNNNNNNNNNNNNNNNNNNNNNNNNNNNNNNNNNNNNNNNNNNNNNNNNNNNNNNNNNNNNNNNNNNNNNNNNNNNNNNNNNNNNNNNNNNNNNNNNNNNNNNNNNNNNNNNNNNNNNNNNNNNNNNNNNNNNNNNNNNNNNNNNNNNNNNNNNNNNNNNNNNNNNNNNNNNNNNNNNNNNNNNNNNNNNNNNNNNNNNNNNNNNNNNNNNNNNNNNNNNNNNNNNNNNNNNNNNNNNNNNNNNNNNNNNNNNNNNNNNNNNNNNNNNNNNNNNNNNNNNNNNNNNNNNNNNNNNNNNNNNNNNNNNNNNNNNNNNNNNNNNNNNNNNNNNNNNNNNNNNNNNNNNNNNNNNNNNNNNNNNNNNNNNNNNNNNNNNNNNNNNNNNNNNNNNNNNNNNNNNNNNNNNNNNNNNNNNNNNNNNNNNNNNNNNNNNNNNNNNNNNNNNNNNNNNNNNNNNNNNNNNNNNNNNNNNNNNNNNNNNNNNNNNNNNNNNNNNNNNNNNNNNNNNNNNNNNNNNNNNNNNNNNNNNNNNNNNNNNNNNNNNNNNNNNNNNNNNNNNNNNNNNNNNNNNNNNNNNNNNNNNNNNNNNNNNNNNNNNNNNNNNNNNNNNNNNNNNNNNNNNNNNNNNNNNNNNNNNNNNNNNNNNNNNNNNNNNNNNNNNNNNNNNNNNNNNNNNNNNNNNNNNNNNNNNNNNNNNNNNNNNNNNNNNNNNNNNNNNNNNNNNNNNNNNNNNNNNNNNNNNNNNNNNNNNNNNNNNNNNNNNNNNNNNNNNNNNNNNNNNNNNNNNNNNNNNNNNNNNNNNNNNNNNNNNNNNNNNNNNNNNNNNNNNNNNNNNNNNNNNNNNNNNNNNNNNNNNNNNNNNNNNNNNNNNNNNNNNNNNNNNNNNNNNNNNNNNNNNNNNNNNNNNNNNNNNNNNNNNNNNNNNNNNNNNNNNNNNNNNNNNNNNNNNNNNNNNNNNNNNNNNNNNNNNNNNNNNNNNNNNNNNNNNNNNNNNNNNNNNNNNNNNNNNNNNNNNNNNNNNNNNNNNNNNNNNNNNNNNNNNNNNNNNNNNNNNNNNNNNNNNNNNNNNNNNNNNNNNNNNNNNNNNNNNNNNNNNNNNNNNNNNNNNNNNNNNNNNNNNNNNNNNNNNNNNNNNNNNNNNNNNNNNNNNNNNNNNNNNNNNNNNNNNNNNNNNNNNNNNNNNNNNNNNNNNNNNNNNNNNNNNNNNNNNNNNNNNNNNNNNNNNNNNNNNNNNNNNNNNNNNNNNNNNNNNNNNNNNNNNNNNNNNNNNNNNNNNNNNNNNNNNNNNNNNNNNNNNNNNNNNNNNNNNNNNNNNNNNNNNNNNNNNNNNNNNNNNNNNNNNNNNNNNNNNNNNNNNNNNNNNNNNNNNNNNNNNNNNNNNNNNNNNNNNNNNNNNNNNNNNNNNNNNNNNNNNNNNNNNNNNNNNNNNNNNNNNNNNNNNNNNNNNNNNNNNNNNNNNNNNNNNNNNNNNNNNNNNNNNNNNNNNNNNNNNNNNNNNNNNNNNNNNNNNNNNNNNNNNNNNNNNNNNNNNNNNNNNNNNNNNNNNNNNNNNNNNNNNNNNNNNNNNNNNNNNNNNNNNNNNNNNNNNNNNNNNNNNNNNNNNNNNNNNNNNNNNNNNNNNNNNNNNNNNNNNNNNNNNNNNNNNNNNNNNNNNNNNNNNNNNNNNNNNNNNNNNNNNNNNNNNNNNNNNNNNNNNNNNNNNNNNNNNNNNNNNNNNNNNNNNNNNNNNNNNNNNNNNNNNNNNNNNNNNNNNNNNNNNNNNNNNNNNNNNNNNNNNNNNNNNNNNNNNNNNNNNNNNNNNNNNNNNNNNNNNNNNNNNNNNNNNNNNNNNNNNNNNNNNNNNNNNNNNNNNNNNNNNNNNNNNNNNNNNNNNNNNNNNNNNNNNNNNNNNNNNNNNNNNNNNNNNNNNNNNNNNNNNNNNNNNNNNNNNNNNNNNNNNNNNNNNNNNNNNNNNNNNNNNNNNNNNNNNNNNNNNNNNNNNNNNNNNNNNNNNNNNNNNNNNNNNNNNNNNNNNNNNNNNNNNNNNNNNCACACAGGTGAGAAACCTTACCACTGCTTGGATTGTGGGAAGAATTTCCGTGTAAAAATAAGCCTGAAACATCACCAGGAAATTGTTCACACAGAACACCCTCACCGTTGTGGTCAATGTAAGAAGAGTTTCATAACTGCAGAAAGACTGGAATCACACATAAAAACACGACACCCGCCAAGTGATCCTCTGAAGAACCCACACGTGTGCTCTGAATGTGGAAGGGGATTCAGATATGCCGACAATCTTAAAATACACCTGAGAATCCATACTGGGGAGAAACCGTACGTCTGTCCTCGCTGCGGTAAGGATTTTACTCAATCTGGACTCTTACAGAGACACATGAGAACTCACACGGGAGagacaccttaccactgctcggTGTGCGGGATGAAGTTTTGTCATACAATCTCGCTAAAGCAGCACCACCTGAAGAACCACAAGGGGGAGACACTGGGTCCAGTCCGTATGCARCAAGGCCCTCTTCCATGCCCCCACTGTGGGGAGAAGTTCTCTACCAAGGCTCTTCTAAAGGATCACCTGCAGAAGACCCACAAAAGCAGAGTCCACTGCCCACAGTGCGACAAGACTTTCTCCACTAAACGTAATTTACTAGTCCACCAGAGGAAACACACTGGAGAGAGGCCTTACCTTTGCcctcagtgtgggaagagtttctccCTGACAGGGAGTTTAAAACTTCATCTCCGGATTCATGCTGGTGAGAAGCCTTACCGCTGTACTTACTGTGACAAGAGCTTCACAAGTAAGAGCCACTGCACTCTTCACCTGCGAATCCACACTGGAGAGAAYCCGTACCAATGCCCTGACTGCGGGAGGAGGTTTCGTGATGGGAATGTCCTGAAAAACCACCGGCGgacccacacaggagagaaaccgttcCAATGCCGCGTGTGCGATAAAGCCTTTGCCCAGTGGAGCAGTCTGAAGAAACATcaggacacacacaggcaaactcAGCCTGTCTCTGTCCCAAGACTCCCTAATCCCTACCCACCACATAATCAGCATGTCCCTTATCCCTACCCACAACAGACTCCATGGTAACCTGGTTTARCACCTGTCCAATCCCTTATAGAGGGATTCCTTACGATACCGAGACAGAAAAATACCATGATTTGGGGGAAATTCACAAAATAAAAtccatagaatagaataaaacattaacaccttcctaatatggagttgcaccccatttttccctcagaacattctcagttcgttggggcatggactctacaaggtgtcaaaagcgttccacagggatgctggcccatgttgactccaatgcttcccagttgtgtccagttggctggatgtcctttgggtggtggaccattcttaatacacacaggaagcTGTTGAGCATGACaaacccagaagcgttgcagttcttgacaatagGTGtagcctggcacctattacctaccataccccgttcaaaggcacttcaatattttgtcttgcccattcaccagctgaatggcacacatacatacatgtctctattgtctcaaggcttaaaaatactggAACACTGGTTACCAACTGAAGCAAATAGATTGGGAGGAAGCATTTCCTGAAGTACTGGAACACTGCCTTTGACTCGGCCTGTCCTAAATGGCACACTCTGCACGATAGAgggcactaattttgaccagtaTGCCCTACAATTTGTGCAagacttttaaccagggcccatagggctctgaccagggctctggtcaacattaGTGCACTCTATATGGAcgaaggtgccatttggcactcAGGACATCTCAAACGCCTACCTACTACGTTCCCCTGGCCCCTCCCCCTTCTATGTTGGCCAGATGTAGCGAGGGATTTGGAACCAGATGAGGtaatgaaagacaaaacagatgGGAGACTGAATTGAACTATACAACTGACTTCCTCAAAGTATTGGGTCTGGTGTGTCCTGATTTCTGGGGTTTTGAAATATTTTACCGCAAACTTACCTCCTTGACCAGAGATTGAATCAAGACATCCCACTCCCAAATGTTTCCGTTTCAATGGaggtcaatgaactaagtagtcCGGACTCGCATTTGGTGTCTATTGGAGAGCCACCCACTTAAGTAGACAATGGTAAACGGCTTGAGTCGTTCATCTaacatttatccaccatctttgcctTGACCAGTTCATTCTAAATGACAAATAACGGGTAAAATTGTTGTgatgtttgtttggttatttaAAACATTCTGCTTTATTCAGATACGTGGTTGTCTCCAACTACAGAGCTGTGTTGTGAACTGCAGAGGGGCCACGATTCATGGAGACCACTAAATAAATGCTAGTTCATTTTTTAAGGGGTTAATAACATTTATAAACAACACCATCGATTTATAATTTTAATAAAtgttgtgagaaaaaaaacaacgtAACTCCAAACCCAGACTGAAGCTGTTTTCTGTTTAACTGTTCAGTTGTTTTTATGATTATCTAGACAAACTCCCTAGCAACCATTGGTCCTGTCAACTGTAAATCTAAAATGTAGACTACATTGCAACACCCTATCTACAGTTTAGTATATATTTAAGcagtaaggcacgagggggtgtggtatattgtgccaatataccatggctaagggctgttcttaggcacgacgcaaagcggagtgcctggatacaaccttagccgtggtatattggccatataccacaaacccttgaGGTACCTTTATTATAAGCTGGTAATCAACGTAATTAGGgccagtaaaactaaatgttttgtcatacccattgtttacggtctgatatacacggctgtcagccaatcagcattcttggtgcgaaccacccagtttataaatattgATATCACACTGGCTGTAGTTATGACACGATATATTCATGAGTCATTAGTTTAAGGCATTAGTAGAGAGACCTGGGTTAGCGCAGGGTAGCCCTAACCATGCTGTGGAGACGAGGGGCACCTGTTGATGCGGAGCTcacaacttcttatggctgcaggggcagtattgtgagtagcttggatgaaaggtgcccgaGTAAAcggctgctcctcagtcccagttgctaatatatgcatattattattattattggatagaaaacactctgaagttttctaaactgtttgaatgatgtctgtgagtatagaaAACTCATATGCAGGCAAaccctgagaagaaatccaaacaggaagtgggaaatctgaggttggtcgattttcgaCCCCAGCGCAGGGTAGCCCTAACCATGCTGTGGGACCAGGGGCACCTGTTGATGCGGAGCTCACATCACTTGTAGTATGGTCTGTTAGCCTGAAATCCAGACTTTTAATtcgtttttgtttgtccatttcaAAGGGTGGTTTGCAATTGTTAAcaataggcaggtttccattaAAAGCATAGCACAAAGAAAATAATTGCAACGTGTTAATGGAAATGGCAGATATAGGATCATTTTCTAAAGATCGACAACATTTTTATCCGTTCAAcagggtcacatacacatggttcagatgttattggtcacaagtacacatggttagtagtatgttaatggtcacatacacatggttatatgttttggtcacatacacatggttatcagatgttgtGGTCACATACACTGGTTATACAGATGTTAGTGGCACATaccatggttagtagatgttattggtcacatacactggtTAGTAATGTTCTTGGTCACATACCcggttatcagatgttattggtccataacacatggttatcagatgtttagtggtcacatacacatggttatcagatgttattggtcaatacacatggttagcagatgttattggtcatacatggttagtagatgttattggtcacatacacatggttagcagatgttattggtccacatacacacggttatcagatgttattggtcacatcacatggttatcagatgttagtggtcatacacatggttatctATCAGATGGTTATTGGCACTGTACATTACCTGTTGTCATAGTCACATGGTTTCAGATGATCATGTTTATTGGTCTCCTcggttatcagatgttattgtcatGTGCTATTTATTGTACATACACTGGTCCCACGGTTGTTATGCGCCATCAATGTTTGATTGGTCGGACATCCAAGAGTATCAGGTTATCAGATGACTTTAATGTTCACAACATTTACAGCATGGTTaaggcagatgttattggtcacatacacacggttttCAGATGTTATTGGAGTGTAAGCGAAAAtgcctgtgcttctagttccgacagtgcagcaatatctaacaagtaatctaacaattccacaacaaatacctaatacacacaaatctaagtaaaggaatggaaaataatatgtacatataaatgtatggatgagcaatgtcagagcggcatagcaagatgcaatagatagtatagaatacagtatatacatacgagatgagtaatgcaagatacgtaaacattattaaagtgactagcaatctatttattaaagtgcca is a genomic window of Salvelinus sp. IW2-2015 unplaced genomic scaffold, ASM291031v2 Un_scaffold7538, whole genome shotgun sequence containing:
- the LOC139027114 gene encoding zinc finger protein 567-like, giving the protein TGEKPYHCLDCGKNFRVKISLKHHQEIVHTEHPHRCGQCKKSFITAERLESHIKTRHPPSDPLKNPHVCSECGRGFRYADNLKIHLRIHTGEKPYVCPRCGKDFTQSGLLQRHMRTHTGETPYHCSVCGMKFCHTISLKQHHLKNHKGETLGPVRMQQGPLPCPHCGEKFSTKALLKDHLQKTHKSRVHCPQCDKTFSTKRNLLVHQRKHTGERPYLCPQCGKSFSLTGSLKLHLRIHAGEKPYRCTYCDKSFTSKSHCTLHLRIHTGENPYQCPDCGRRFRDGNVLKNHRRTHTGEKPFQCRVCDKAFAQWSSLKKHQDTHRQTQPVSVPRLPNPYPPHNQHVPYPYPQQTPW